From one Gemmatimonas sp. UBA7669 genomic stretch:
- a CDS encoding Ig-like domain-containing protein, with protein sequence MRIASPGRRLARSLVSYSHVALLSLAIAACSSDSTAPDTPAPIAVASVAITPTTASVAVGATASLSAEARDAQGRVLSGRSIAWSSSASNIATVSSSGVVTGVAAGSATITATSEGRAATASVQVTPVVVPVASVAITPATNTVAVGQTLRLTAEARDAAGQALTGRTITWVTSAPTIATVAAVDAASATVTGVAAGTVRITAQAEGRTQELNITVTPPPNPVVSIAVSPALDTIEAYETQTLTAVLKDSAGRVVTTVPVTWSSSNANVASINGQSGLLTGVDRGTVTVTATAGPLSTTVQRVVVIKYRSLVLGTQHACDLASGGIAWCWGMNGTDARLGDAQVGDQVHRTAPFRVPGGHRFVQITAFSRYTCGLRIDGAALCWGNNGWGTLGGGVTGGFSATPAEVPGGLRFTYLSAGIEHACGMTVQRNTVCWGYNQWGQFGAGHNRYVEGPQAAASGLALNIVEAGDSFSCGLTSGGAAHCWGSNGLGQLGDGQRPSYGNTYTMAPAPVTGGLQFASLSLGSQYACGVAYDGSGYCWGRNGGRFGNGNTSDQSAPTAVTGGHKFRAISAGFNHTCGVTTSDDVYCWGNNVNGQLGNAMAFSYAPARAIGTAKVADVRVSGIGTGSSSFTCAISKDRLTTWCWGRNDFGQLGNGTRGTAETVNASASIVVGQKPL encoded by the coding sequence ATGCGCATTGCCTCTCCGGGCCGCCGTCTGGCCCGTTCGCTCGTTTCGTACAGTCATGTTGCCCTGCTGTCCCTTGCCATCGCGGCCTGCAGCAGTGATTCCACCGCACCCGATACACCGGCGCCCATTGCTGTGGCGTCGGTGGCCATCACGCCGACCACCGCATCCGTTGCTGTGGGTGCCACCGCGTCGCTCAGTGCCGAAGCGCGTGATGCACAGGGTCGTGTGCTCAGTGGACGCAGCATTGCCTGGAGTTCTTCGGCCAGCAACATCGCCACCGTAAGCAGCAGCGGTGTCGTCACCGGTGTGGCGGCCGGTTCGGCAACCATCACCGCAACGAGTGAAGGGCGCGCTGCCACGGCGAGTGTGCAGGTGACGCCCGTGGTCGTGCCGGTGGCTTCCGTGGCCATCACGCCCGCGACCAACACGGTTGCAGTGGGTCAGACACTGCGCCTCACCGCCGAAGCGCGCGATGCCGCCGGTCAGGCGCTCACGGGTCGCACGATCACCTGGGTGACGTCTGCGCCCACCATTGCCACCGTCGCGGCTGTTGATGCCGCATCGGCGACGGTCACCGGCGTGGCGGCTGGCACGGTGCGCATCACCGCACAGGCCGAAGGTCGCACGCAGGAGCTCAACATCACGGTCACGCCGCCACCCAATCCGGTGGTGTCGATTGCCGTCTCGCCCGCGCTGGATACCATTGAGGCGTACGAAACGCAGACGCTCACAGCCGTTCTCAAGGACTCCGCTGGACGAGTTGTCACCACGGTGCCCGTCACGTGGTCGTCGTCCAATGCCAACGTGGCCAGCATCAACGGGCAGTCGGGTTTGCTGACGGGTGTCGATCGCGGCACCGTGACTGTCACGGCCACGGCCGGTCCGTTGTCCACCACCGTACAGCGCGTCGTCGTGATCAAGTACCGTTCACTCGTGCTTGGCACGCAGCATGCCTGCGATCTCGCCAGCGGCGGCATTGCCTGGTGCTGGGGCATGAACGGGACGGATGCGCGGCTTGGTGATGCCCAGGTGGGGGATCAGGTGCATCGCACGGCACCGTTCCGCGTGCCCGGTGGACATCGCTTCGTGCAGATCACCGCGTTCTCGCGCTATACCTGCGGCTTGCGCATTGATGGCGCCGCGCTCTGCTGGGGCAACAACGGCTGGGGCACACTGGGTGGCGGTGTGACAGGTGGCTTCTCGGCGACCCCCGCTGAAGTGCCGGGCGGCTTGCGCTTCACGTATCTGTCGGCGGGCATTGAGCACGCCTGTGGCATGACGGTGCAGCGCAACACGGTGTGCTGGGGCTACAACCAGTGGGGCCAGTTTGGCGCCGGGCACAACCGCTATGTGGAAGGACCGCAGGCGGCTGCATCGGGTCTGGCGCTCAACATCGTCGAAGCGGGCGATTCCTTCTCCTGCGGTCTGACCTCGGGCGGCGCGGCGCACTGCTGGGGTTCAAACGGACTCGGGCAGCTGGGTGACGGACAGCGTCCGTCTTACGGCAACACCTACACCATGGCACCGGCGCCGGTCACGGGCGGCCTGCAGTTCGCTTCACTCTCGCTGGGTTCGCAGTACGCCTGTGGTGTGGCGTATGACGGCAGCGGATACTGCTGGGGGCGCAACGGGGGTCGCTTCGGCAACGGCAACACCAGTGATCAGTCCGCGCCTACGGCGGTGACCGGTGGTCACAAGTTCCGCGCCATTTCTGCCGGCTTCAACCACACCTGCGGCGTCACCACGAGCGATGACGTCTACTGCTGGGGCAACAACGTGAACGGCCAGCTTGGCAACGCCATGGCGTTCTCCTATGCGCCGGCTCGCGCGATCGGCACGGCCAAGGTCGCGGACGTTCGGGTCTCGGGTATCGGTACGGGTTCGTCGAGCTTCACCTGCGCCATCTCGAAGGATCGCCTCACCACCTGGTGCTGGGGACGCAACGACTTCGGTCAGTTGGGCAATGGCACACGCGGCACGGCCGAAACGGTGAACGCCTCGGCAAGCATCGTCGTGGGGCAGAA
- a CDS encoding superoxide dismutase yields MPSNSASLSVSWTGPFGDGTHLFRPAPDVVLQQRYPFVLPPLGYETKALAPALDAATVQAHHQTVHGGHVQSLNTALAAFPALHEYSLGQLIMGLRRWPEASRASIRTHGCAHANHALYWKLLAPGAASAALPDGRFGNMMVRDFETVDACKSALREAALGIEGNGWAWLVKTATNRLAVRALANDDSPLLDGELPVLGIDVWEHAHGRLYQGQRARYVDAVLARINWDVVGAQVE; encoded by the coding sequence ATGCCATCGAACAGCGCCAGCCTCAGCGTCTCGTGGACGGGCCCCTTCGGCGACGGAACACACCTCTTCCGTCCCGCGCCCGATGTGGTGCTGCAGCAGAGATACCCGTTCGTGCTGCCGCCGTTGGGCTACGAAACCAAGGCCCTCGCTCCGGCGCTCGACGCAGCCACCGTGCAGGCGCACCATCAGACCGTACACGGCGGGCATGTGCAATCCCTCAACACGGCGCTGGCGGCGTTTCCCGCCCTGCATGAGTACTCGCTGGGACAGTTGATCATGGGCCTCCGGCGCTGGCCCGAAGCCTCGCGTGCGTCCATTCGCACCCATGGCTGCGCACATGCCAATCACGCGCTCTATTGGAAGCTGCTCGCGCCCGGCGCGGCCTCGGCGGCTCTGCCCGATGGACGTTTCGGCAACATGATGGTGCGCGATTTCGAAACGGTGGACGCCTGCAAGTCCGCACTGCGCGAGGCCGCGTTGGGCATCGAGGGCAACGGATGGGCGTGGCTGGTGAAGACCGCCACCAATCGTCTGGCAGTGCGTGCACTTGCCAATGACGACTCGCCACTGCTCGATGGTGAGCTGCCAGTCCTCGGTATCGACGTGTGGGAGCACGCCCATGGCCGACTGTACCAGGGACAGCGCGCCCGGTATGTCGACGCCGTGCTCGCGCGCATCAACTGGGATGTGGTGGGTGCGCAGGTCGAATAG
- the glnA gene encoding type I glutamate--ammonia ligase: protein MATSSRSIVPSNLSGATAADILELAEAQQVRFLRLQFTDILGGIKNVEIPSSQFRKALKGDIMFDGSSIAGFVRVEESDMLLAPDLTTFQIFPWGDPSARVGRLICDITMPDGSPFAGDPRTVLKRQLARAAEQGFVMNAGMEAEFFLFKPTPDGRPATDTHDVGGYFDLAPMDLGEDARRAIVDALEQMGFEVEAVHHEVAHGQHEIDFRYAEALRTADNIATFRFVVKQVARQFGLIASFMPKPVFGQNGSGMHTHQSLFKGGQNAFWDPQREWALSLTALHYIGGLLKHARGMTAVTNPLVNSYKRLVPGFEAPVNVAWSMRNRSPMIRVPERRGSGTRLELRTPDPAANPYLALTVMLAAGLDGLATQADWREPVNTNIWEMSHRERRRLRVDDLPQSLAEACDELEKDDVMQEALGEYIAQQFLAAKRAEWEAYNQQVTAWELDRYLARY from the coding sequence GTGGCTACTTCCAGTCGTTCGATCGTCCCCAGCAATCTGTCCGGCGCCACCGCGGCGGACATTCTCGAACTGGCCGAGGCGCAGCAGGTGCGCTTCTTGCGCCTCCAGTTCACGGACATCCTGGGGGGCATCAAGAACGTCGAGATCCCGAGCTCGCAGTTCAGGAAGGCGCTCAAGGGCGACATCATGTTCGACGGCTCCAGCATCGCCGGATTTGTGCGGGTGGAGGAGTCGGACATGTTGCTGGCCCCCGATCTGACCACGTTCCAGATCTTTCCCTGGGGCGATCCGTCGGCTCGCGTTGGCCGCCTGATCTGCGACATCACCATGCCGGACGGCAGTCCGTTTGCGGGCGATCCGCGTACGGTGCTCAAGCGACAGCTCGCGCGCGCCGCCGAACAGGGCTTCGTGATGAACGCCGGCATGGAGGCGGAGTTCTTTCTGTTCAAACCCACGCCAGACGGCCGGCCCGCCACGGACACACACGATGTGGGTGGGTATTTCGATCTCGCGCCCATGGACCTCGGCGAGGACGCGCGCCGCGCCATCGTGGATGCACTCGAGCAGATGGGCTTCGAAGTGGAAGCGGTGCACCACGAGGTGGCGCATGGTCAGCATGAGATCGACTTCCGCTATGCCGAGGCGCTGCGCACAGCGGACAACATCGCGACCTTCCGCTTCGTGGTGAAGCAGGTGGCGCGGCAGTTCGGTCTCATCGCCTCATTCATGCCCAAGCCGGTGTTCGGACAGAACGGCAGCGGGATGCATACGCACCAGAGTCTGTTCAAGGGCGGGCAGAATGCGTTCTGGGACCCGCAGCGGGAGTGGGCACTCAGTCTCACGGCACTGCACTACATTGGCGGCCTGCTCAAGCATGCGCGTGGCATGACGGCCGTGACCAACCCACTGGTGAACAGCTACAAGCGGCTGGTGCCGGGCTTCGAGGCGCCGGTGAACGTGGCGTGGAGCATGCGCAATCGCTCACCCATGATCCGCGTGCCGGAGCGCCGCGGATCGGGCACGCGGCTCGAGCTGCGCACGCCCGACCCGGCGGCCAATCCGTATCTCGCCCTCACGGTGATGCTGGCGGCAGGTCTCGATGGTCTGGCGACGCAGGCCGATTGGCGGGAGCCCGTCAACACGAACATCTGGGAGATGTCACACCGCGAGCGTCGGCGCCTGCGTGTGGACGATCTGCCGCAGTCGCTGGCCGAGGCCTGCGATGAGCTCGAGAAGGATGATGTGATGCAGGAGGCGCTCGGGGAGTACATCGCGCAGCAGTTTCTGGCGGCGAAGCGGGCAGAGTGGGAGGCGTATAACCAGCAGGTGACGGCGTGGGAACTTGACCGGTACCTGGCGCGGTATTGA
- a CDS encoding zinc-ribbon domain-containing protein: protein MTSSTASGRPAAGAAFCAACGAPLSTGARFCHRCGTPAGQGAPVAGQPAAPGGVAAVLPWGVAFVALLALVAMFAGRNFGAAKGSSIDGSANSLATQAIDGPAAAAAPFAGGAAAAGGRAPDLSNMTPSEIASRLFNRVMELAEAGKVDSAVFIGERMALPAHEMLPEITIDERYHYGRLAEVVNNAGVARAQADTILQREPNHLLGLLLRVRAARMDKDAATERQYNTRFLAALEKERNADREEYRVHKAEIDRAEAEARK, encoded by the coding sequence ATGACCTCTTCGACTGCTTCCGGCCGGCCCGCTGCCGGCGCCGCGTTCTGTGCGGCCTGTGGTGCCCCCCTGTCCACCGGTGCCCGCTTCTGTCATCGCTGTGGTACGCCAGCCGGTCAGGGCGCGCCCGTTGCCGGCCAACCCGCCGCGCCCGGCGGCGTGGCGGCGGTCCTGCCCTGGGGCGTGGCTTTTGTGGCCCTGCTGGCGCTCGTGGCCATGTTTGCCGGCCGCAACTTTGGCGCCGCCAAGGGATCGAGCATCGACGGCAGTGCCAACTCCCTTGCTACGCAGGCCATTGACGGTCCGGCGGCAGCGGCGGCGCCGTTTGCCGGCGGTGCGGCGGCGGCAGGCGGGCGGGCCCCGGATCTCAGCAACATGACCCCGAGTGAGATCGCCTCACGGCTGTTCAACCGCGTGATGGAGCTCGCGGAGGCGGGCAAGGTCGACTCGGCGGTCTTCATCGGAGAGCGCATGGCCCTCCCTGCGCACGAGATGCTGCCTGAGATCACCATCGACGAGCGGTATCACTATGGTCGGCTGGCCGAGGTGGTGAACAACGCGGGCGTGGCCCGGGCCCAGGCGGACACCATTCTGCAGCGGGAGCCCAACCACCTGCTCGGCCTGCTGCTGCGCGTGCGTGCGGCCCGGATGGACAAGGACGCGGCCACGGAGCGGCAGTACAATACGCGCTTTCTGGCGGCGCTTGAGAAGGAGCGGAACGCCGACCGCGAGGAGTATCGCGTCCACAAGGCCGAGATCGATCGCGCGGAAGCCGAAGCGCGGAAGTAG